A part of Astyanax mexicanus isolate ESR-SI-001 chromosome 2, AstMex3_surface, whole genome shotgun sequence genomic DNA contains:
- the lrtm2a gene encoding leucine-rich repeat and transmembrane domain-containing protein 2, translated as MRLFTGPVVICSRRSIQSSPVLLCVFHLLVLQLQSCAGCPSACVCSSSEADCGGRGLATLPTLSSLPPATTTLLLPNNRLSSLPTAAFTNLSSLQRLDLSNNYLDNLPAGLFAELTNLSHLSLRNNSLTALDRDLLQGLGSLRRLDLSLNGLGAVPLGLLEQQQGLTWLSLAGNRLQALERAAFEPLVNLQHLELGSNPWECDCNLRDFKHWMEWLIYRGGYVDAMECTLPKDLRGRDIRSVPVEMFNYCLQLEDENGVVSGGTRGGSPPCGRATVPPSAETAVVRTETEVPDCVRQRYRPVSVRRAIGTVVIAGVVCGIVCIMMVAAAAYGCIYASLMAKYQRELKKRQPLMGDAEAEADPEEKQISSVA; from the exons TGCTGCTCTGCGTGTTTCATCTGCTGGTCCTGCAGCTGCAGTCCTGCGCCGGCTGCCCGTCAGCATGCGTCTGCAGCTCGTCGGAGGCGGACTGCGGCGGCCGGGGCCTGGCGACGCTCCCGACGCTCTCCTCCCTCCCGCCGGCCACAACCACACTCCTCCTGCCCAACAACCGCCTCTCCTCCCTGCCCACCGCGGCCTTCACCAACCTCAGCTCCCTCCAGCGGCTGGACCTCTCCAACAACTACCTGGATAACCTGCCGGCCGGGCTGTTCGCCGAGCTGACCAACCTGAGCCACCTGAGCCTGAGGAATAACAGCCTGACCGCCCTGGACCGGGACCTCCTGCAGGGCCTGGGGAGCCTGCGGAGGCTGGACTTGTCTCTGAACGGTCTGGGGGCCGTGCCGCTGGggctgctggagcagcagcagggcctgACGTGGCTCTCGCTGGCCGGGAACCGGCTGCAGGCGCTGGAGAGGGCAGCCTTCGAGCCGCTGGTGAACCTGCAGCACCTGGAGCTCGGCTCCAACCCCTGGGAGTGTGATTGTAACCTGCGGGATTTTAAACACTGGATGGAGTGGTTAATTTATAGAG GCGGCTACGTGGACGCCATGGAGTGCACCCTCCCCAAAGACCTGCGAGGGCGGGACATCCGGAGCGTCCCGGTGGAGATGTTTAACTACTGTCTCCAGCTGGAGGACGAGAACGGCGTAGTGTCGGGGGGGACCAGGGGCGGTTCTCCTCCATGCGGCCGGGCCACGGTGCCGCCGTCCGCCGAGACCGCGGTGGTGCGGACGGAGACGGAGGTACCGGACTGCGTGAGGCAGCGCTACCGGCCCGTCAGCGTGCGGCGCGCCATCGGCACGGTGGTGATCGCCGGCGTGGTGTGCGGTATAGTGTGCATCATGATGGTGGCCGCGGCCGCCTACGGCTGCATCTACGCCTCGCTGATGGCCAAGTACCAGCGGGAGCTGAAAAAGAGGCAGCCGCTGATGGGCGACGCCGAGGCGGAGGCCGATCCTGAGGAGAAACAGATCTCTTCGGTGGCGTAG